One window of the Chanos chanos chromosome 11, fChaCha1.1, whole genome shotgun sequence genome contains the following:
- the ugt8 gene encoding 2-hydroxyacylsphingosine 1-beta-galactosyltransferase: MKPSLVLFAVLLCCISSRSSWAAKIIVVPPIMFESHLYIFKTLASALHAEGHDTVFLVSEGREIPPSDHYRLQRYPGIFNSTSADDFLQSKVRNIFAGRFTALELFDILDHYSQNCDAVVGSSSVMQQLKRERFDLLLVDPNEMCGFVIAHILGVQYAVFSTGLWYPAEVGAPAPLSYVPEFNSLLTDRMSLLQRVANTAVYLVSRFGVQFLVLPKYDRIMRKYNIQPYASMHDLVQQTRLWMLCTDMALEFPRPTLPHVVYVGGILTKPPSPLPQDFEDWVESTDEHGFVVVSFGAGVKYLSDDIAHKLAGALARLPQRVIWRFSGVPPRNLGNNTKLVDWMPQNDLLGHRNTRAFLSHGGLNSIYEAMYHGVPVVGVPLFGDHYDTMTRVQAKGMGVMLEWKKMSEEDLHTAMVNVIADNRYRERAQMLSNIHKDQPGHPVNRAVYWISYILRHNGAEHLRPAVHNIPTYQYFLLDVAAVFGVGLFLIGYCLYRIGKFVKSRFCQASPVGFDKVNGHCHNGIPNGKHKRNGHVRSLEKKVK; the protein is encoded by the exons ATGAAGCCATCCCTTGTCCTCTTCGCTGTGTTGCTATGCTGCATATCTTCACGGTCGTCATGGGCTGCCAAAATCATCGTCGTGCCTCCCATCATGTTCGAAAGCCACCTCTACATCTTCAAAACACTGGCGTCCGCCTTACACGCCGAAGGCCACGACACCGTCTTTCTCGTATCGGAAGGACGTGAGATACCGCCTTCGGACCACTACCGCCTCCAGCGCTACCCGGGAATCTTCAACAGCACCTCGGCCGACGACTTCCTGCAGTCCAAAGTCCGGAACATCTTCGCCGGGCGGTTCACGGCGCTGGAGCTGTTCGACATCCTGGACCACTACTCGCAGAACTGCGACGCCGTCGTCGGCAGCAGCTCCGTGATGCAGCAGCTGAAACGCGAACGCTTCGACCTTCTCCTCGTCGACCCCAACGAGATGTGCGGCTTCGTCATCGCCCACATCTTGGGGGTCCAGTACGCCGTCTTCAGCACGGGGTTGTGGTACCCGGCCGAGGTAGGCGCCCCGGCGCCGCTCTCCTACGTCCCCGAGTTCAACTCGCTACTCACAGACCGGATGTCGCTGCTGCAACGGGTGGCCAACACGGCAGTGTACCTGGTGTCGAGGTTTGGCGTCCAGTTCTTGGTGTTGCCCAAGTACGACCGCATCATGAGAAAGTACAACATCCAGCCCTACGCGTCCATGCACGACCTGGTCCAGCAAACCCGGCTCTGGATGCTGTGCACGGACATGGCACTGGAGTTCCCCAGGCCCACCTTACCACACGTCGTCTACGTCGGGGGGATTCTGACCAAACCACCCAGCCCACTACCACAG gaCTTTGAAGACTGGGTGGAGAGCACGGATGAACATGGCTTTGTGGTTGTATCGTTCGGGGCTGGAGTGAAATACCTGTCCGATGACATTGCTCATAAACTGGCCGGGGCATTGGCTCGTCTACCTCAGAGAGTCATTTGGAG GTTTTCAGGAGTTCCTCCCCGTAACCTAGGCAACAACACTAAACTGGTGGATTGGATGCcacagaatgatctgttag gacacagaaacacacgtgCGTTCCTGAGTCATGGGGGTCTAAACAGTATCTACGAGGCCATGTATCACGGTGTACCGGTGGTTGGTGTGCCCCTGTTTGGGGACCATTATGACACGATGACGCGGGTTCAGGCGAAGGGTATGGGCGTGATGCTGGAGTGGAAGAAGATGAGCGAGGAAGACCTTCACACCGCCATGGTGAATGTTATTGCCGACAACAG GTATCGTGAACGAGCTCAGATGTTGTCCAACATCCATAAAGACCAGCCGGGTCATCCCGTGAACAGAGCTGTGTACTGGATCAGCTACATCCTCCGTCACAACGGAGCTGAGCACCTCCGCCCAGCCGTCCACAACATCCCTACCTACCAGTACTTCCTACTGGACGTTGCAGCGGTGTTTGGAGTAGGactgtttctgattggctactGCTTGTACAGGATAGGCAAATTCGTCAAGTCGCGATTCTGTCAAGCGTCCCCGGTCGGATTTGACAAAGTAAACGGACATTGTCATAATGGAATTCCCAATGGAAAACACAAGCGGAACGGCCATGTGAGGTCCTTGGAAAAGAAGGTGAAATAA